A genomic stretch from Scheffersomyces stipitis CBS 6054 chromosome 6, complete sequence includes:
- the SUC1.2 gene encoding Fungal transcriptional regulatory protein (Fungal transcriptional regulatory protein (MAL33) (MAL63)~go_component nucleus~go_function transcription factor activity; zinc ion binding; DNA binding~go_process regulation of transcription, DNA-dependent; transcription), whose translation ISPCDGCSVRKVKCSGSRPCTRCVKKGIPCTNNRIKKKSGPKSKKNEDQTYFRTVHLDLFSETGTHTNKPPPELIPMSILLPYLQVYQTWYYSLWPVLSVTHLVTKLTILEPGEVLDQEGSVSYALCLAVCAAISRKIAFISEDPNIIHLPTGVRGRDYVLAALRIRNEYEHLLHPTSETLLTSFFLYVYYFHNEGGINAAITYLREAISMAQIMNLQDPDTYLNKSPTEVHRLRKIYYILLVTERYMCIEKGMPVILDSTIQFPMSQDEEYSNLLTGFTELIKIFSIPDRSFFEKMRMLHNTGSNYDNLRNFFHFPINNITEGWVIDVDNKIKGISIKNSAADIQKANFLLSKHWMRSLVWHVAFQNGLVTYNREDADCLSVKYPVTIAYEFLASTSNLPMYAFESNGPQVVVKLLEIANGMADTMNDLAFLKDGYDTFACSNALNSIFWFISRFKIDVSLPMQLYHKIESIVNASPIPKM comes from the exons aTCAGTCCTTGTGATGGCTGTTCGGTGAGAAAGGTTAAATGTTCAGGCTCAAGACCTTGCACCAGATGTGTTAAGAAGGGCATCCCTTGTACCAATAACAGGATCAAAAAGAAGTCGGGACCAAAGTCgaagaaaaatgaagatCAGACCTACTTCAGAACAGTGCATCTTGATCTCTTCTCGGAAACTGGAACTCACACCAACAAACCGCCTCCAG AACTAATCCCAATGAGTATCTTGCTCCCATATCTTCAAGTGTATCAAACCTGGTACTACAGTTTGTGGCCAGTATTGTCAGTGACTCATTTAGTCACCAAGTTAACCATTCTTGAACCTGGGGAAGTACTCGATCAAGAAGGTTCAGTCTCATATGCTCTATGTTTGGCAGTTTGTGCGGCAATATCGAGAAAGATTGCCTTCATAAGTGAAGACCCAAATATAATACACCTACCAACGGGAGTCCGGGGTCGAGACTATGTGCTAGCAGCTCTCAGAATTCGGAATGAATATGAGCATCTCCTCCATCCAACTAGTGAGACTTTGTTAACTTCATTTTTCTTGTACGTGTACTACTTCCATAATGAAGGTGGAATTAATGCAGCTATTACATACTTAAGAGAAGCCATATCTATGGCACAAATCATGAACTTGCAGGACCCAGACACATACTTAAATAAGAGTCCTACTGAGGTGCATCGTTTACGAAAGATATACTATATTCTCTTAGTCACAGAAAGATACATGTGCATTGAAAAGGGAATGCCTGTCATTTTGGACTCTACCATCCAATTTCCGATGtctcaagatgaagagtaTTCGAACCTATTGACTGGTTTCACTGAACTAATTAAGATATTCTCGATTCCAGATCGTTCattttttgaaaaaatGAGGATGTTGCATAATACTGGGAGTAATTACGATAATCTAAGAaatttcttccatttccCGATAAACAACATTACCGAAGGATGGGTAATAGATGTTGACAATAAAATCAAAGGAATTTCCATAAAAAATAGTGCTGCAGATATTCAGAAGGCTAATTTCTTGCTCTCTAAACACTGGATGAGGTCATTGGTTTGGCATGTAGCTTTCCAAAATGGACTCGTAACCTATAATCGAGAGGACGCTGACTGTCTTAGTGTCAAATATCCTGTTACTATTGCATACGAGTTCTTGGCTTCTACTAGTAACTTGCCAATGTATGCATTCGAATCGAATGGACCCCAAGTTGTTGTTAAATTGCTAGAAATAGCTAATGGGATGGCTGATACAATGAATGATCTCGCCTTCTTAAAGGATGGTTACGATACGTTTGCATGTCTGAATGCTTTGAATTCGATATTTTGGTTCATCTCCAGGTTTAAGATAGATGTTAGTTTGCCTATGCAGTTGTATCATAAGATTGAGAGCATTGTCAATGCAAGCCCTATTCCAAAAATG
- the SUL4 gene encoding Putative sulfate transporter has product MTSPNPSIRHISSKRVNAVSFDRQSLLDRESPQQDYSGITNSLSPRSFSSPPTKNIAPALHRHLVDTADVESVVYRSTPTVHHSSSLHYVNPPPPGSDSTSPSGDYNEGYSDYMPATTRHLENLEWNDILPYYLPCMSWIKEYNFRYFVGDLIGGLTLVFFQLPLSLSYATTLAKVPVLSGLLSLGVTPLIYAVFGSVPQMVVGPEGPISLIVGQAVEPLLHHSNKKHLDPLEFVVAITFVSGASLLGFGLGRFGFLDNVLSASLLKGFISGVGIVMVINASIVVCGLEKLLQEIADDPNEMDIHSPFDKVRFFIHHYQETNPLTFKISMTGFVIIMALRIFKKYADKRPDKRFRNAAYIPEILLVVSISTYLCSKLRWDLDGISIIGKIKNDGSVKLYNPFSKKILPLYKTLSTSGFLCAMLGFFESTTASKSLGSTYDLPISSNRELVALGFINIVASSFGGLPSFGGYGRSKINAMSAKTTMSGAIMGICTLFTVFFLLDYLYFVPECMLSVITAVIGISLIEEAPYELYFHWQSGGYNELITFAVTVMTTLFFSMEGGIAVGLVYSLIRVIRHSAESRIQILGRYPGSNTFLDADIPDASLLHLQLLNSQLNVFADGNFTHLNTHVLEEIEGCLIIKIPEPLTFTNSSDLRTRLQRVEMYGSTKAHPASKRSRSPAMTKYIIFDLHGMTDIDSSAAKILTELLTSYKRRNIHSFFVRVNKNARLRIRLRKTGIVQMLLDDLEDVKYFEAQKRSVFSRMRGRRSFSEISAEYNEEEIANIPVDLDDTAEIYDLIESNEEPYFNHISDALKVIDFYEVNECTRTSEYLEVDQMERRSSLPEDILV; this is encoded by the exons ATGACTAGTCCCAATCCTTCTATTCGTCACATCTCCAGCAAAAGAGTCAACGCCGTCAGCTTCGATCGCCAACTGCTTCTTGACAGAGAGAGCCCACAACAGGACTATCTGGGCATAACAAATTCACTATCGCCACGGA GTTTCTCATCCCCTCCTACTAAGAACATAGCACCTGCTTTACACAGACACCTTGTAGATACTGCTGATGTAGAATCTGTTGTTTATAGAAGTACACCTACGGTTCACCATTCCAGCAGTCTTCACTATGTTAatcctcctcctccaggTTCAGATTCAACATCTCCTTCAGGCGATTACAACGAAGGCTACAGCGACTATATGCCAGCAACTACGAGACACCTTGAGAACTTGGAGTGGAACGACATTCTTCCATACTACTTGCCATGCATGTCATGGATAAAAGAGTACAATTTTCGCTATTTTGTTGGGGACCTCATCGGTGGATTGACGTTGGTCTTTTTCCAACTACCACTTTCGCTTTCTTACGCAACAACCTTGGCGAAAGTGCCAGTACTCTCAGGTTTGTTGTCGCTAGGTGTGACTCCCTTGATCTACGCTGTATTCGGAAGTGTTCCCCAGATGGTTGTTGGTCCAGAAGGTCCTATATCGCTTATTGTTGGCCAGGCTGTGGAGCCGCTTTTGCACcattccaacaagaagcaTTTGGACCCGCTTGAGTTTGTAGTGGCTATAACTTTTGTGAGTGGAGCGAGTCTTCTCGGGTTTGGCTTAGGAAGATTTGGCTTCTTAGATAACGttctttctgcttctttgttgaagggATTCATAAGTGGAGTCGGTATCGTTATGGTTATAAACGCTTCGATCGTAGTTTGTGGATTAGAGAAACTACTTCAGGAAATTGCCGATGACCCCAATGAAATGGATATCCATTCCCCTTTTGACAAAGTACGATTCTTCATTCACCACTaccaagaaacaaaccCTTTGACTTTTAAGATCAGTATGACAGGGTTTGTCATCATTATGGCATTGAGAATATTCAAGAAATATGCCGACAAAAGGCCCGATAAAAGATTCAGAAATGCAGCCTACATCCCAGAAATCTTATTGGTTGTCAGTATTTCAACATATCTTTGTTCGAAGTTGCGCTGGGATCTCGATGGTATTTCTATCATTGGAAAGATCAAAAATGACGGCCTGGTAAAGCTTTATAACCcattctccaagaagatcttgCCATTGTACAAAACCCTCAGTACATCGGGATTCTTGTGCGCAATGTTAGGTTTCTTTGAATCTACCACTGCATCTAAATCATTAGGCTCTACTTACGATTTGCccatttcttccaacagAGAGTTGGTTGCTTTAGGGTTCATCAATATTGTGGCATCTCTGTTTGGTGGATTACCTTCTTTCGGAGGTTATGGAAGAAGTAAGATCAATGCAATGTCAGCCAAGACCACCATGCTGGGTGCTATAATGGGGATTTGTACCTTATTTAccgttttctttcttctcgaTTACCTTTACTTTGTTCCTGAGTGTATGCTCAGTGTGATTACAGCAGTGATCGGGATCCTGTTGATAGAAGAAGCCCCATATGAGTTATATTTCCATTGGCAAAGTGGGGGATACAACGAGTTGATCACATTCGCTGTTACTGTAATGACTACTTTGTTTTTCTCGATGGAAGGAGGTATTGCTGTTGGATTGGTGTATCTGTTGATTCGAGTAATTAGACATTCTGCGGAATCCAGAATTCAGATTTTGGGTAGATACCCAGGTTCGAACACTTTCCTTGATGCCGATATTCCTGATGCTTCccttcttcatctccaA TTGCTCAACTCACAATTGAATGTATTTGCTGATGGAAATTTCACGCACTTGAATACTCATGTACTTGAAGAGATCGAGGGTTGTTTGATTATCAAGATTCCAGAACCATTGACATTCACCAACAGTAGCGACTTACGGACCAGACTTCAGAGAGTTGAAATGTATGGATCTACCAAAGCTCATCCTGCTCTGAAGAGAAGTAGAAGTCCAGCGATGACAAAGTACATTATCTTTGATTTGCATGGCATGACAGATATTGATTCGTCTGCAGCAAAGATATTGACCGAACTACTTACAAGCTACAAGAGAAGGAATATCCATTCATTTTTTGTTAGAGTGAACAAGAATGCCAGATTGAGAATACGATTACGCAAGACAGGCATAGTACAGATGCTTCTTGATGATTTAGAGGATGTAAAATACTTTGAAGCTCAAAAGAGATCTGTGTTCTCTCGGATGCGAGGACGTCGAAGCTTCTCTGAAATTTCAGCCGAAtacaatgaagaagaaatagctAATATCCCTGTGGATTTAGACGATACTGCCGAAATTTACGATTTGATAGAAAGCAACGAAGAGCCCTACTTCAACCATATCAGTGATGCGTTGAAGGTCATTGATTTCTACGAAGTGAATGAATGTACTCGTACCAGCGAGTACTTAGAAGTGGATCAGATGGAGAGACGATCCAGTCTCCCAGAAGATATTCTTGTTTGA
- the HAT2 gene encoding histone acetyltransferase subunit (histone acetyltransferase type B subunit 2) — protein sequence MDENVQRELTIKEEYQLWRKNCRYMYEFVSETALTWPSLTIQWLPQHTEEDGVIQSKLLLGTHTSGEDTNYLKVASTELPSSQPTESAKKATSRIKISKKLTNDYEINRARYMPQDPDTVATINGEGNIDIYGLKSEEKNSLLHITPHDRNGYGLSWNSHRKGYLLSSSDDKSIVLTDINREALTSNQIFKNNSHSDIVNDVKWHTLDENMFASVSDDKHAYIFDLRTPNRPVSLFYNEVSDGINSVAFSPFSKYLLAVGNTNSNINVLDLRKFSNNVKSKDGLLHTMMGHSDSITSLEFSPHRDGIIASGAQDRRLIVWDLFKIGEEQQQEDAEDGCPELFMMHAGHTGSVTDLSWCPYKDWTIGSVADDNIVHLWEVGKSLLEDGVGEIKETDLE from the coding sequence ATGGACGAAAATGTTCAACGCGAGCTCACCATCAAGGAGGAATACCAATTGTGGAGAAAGAACTGTCGGTATATGTATGAGTTTGTTTCGGAAACAGCTTTGACCTGGCCTTCTTTAACCATTCAATGGTTACCTCAGCATACCGAAGAAGACGGAGTGATTCAGTCCAAGTTGCTCTTGGGTACACACACTTCTGGCGAAGATACCAACTATTTGAAAGTTGCTTCTACCGAACTTCCCTCTTCCCAGCCAACAGAAAGTGCCAAAAAGGCTACTTCCAGGATCAAAATTAGTAAGAAGTTAACCAACGACTACGAAATCAACCGTGCTCGTTATATGCCGCAAGATCCCGATACGGTAGCCACCATAAACGGTGAAGGCAACATTGATATCTACGGCTTaaaaagtgaagaaaagaactcCCTTCTTCACATCACACCTCACGACCGCAATGGGTATGGTCTATCTTGGAACAGCCACAGAAAGGGTTATTTGTTGTCGTCTTCAGACGATAAGTCAATTGTTTTGACTGATATCAATCGTGAAGCACTTACTTCTAATCAGatattcaagaacaattctCACTCTGACATAGTCAACGACGTAAAATGGCACACCCTTGACGAAAACATGTTTGCTTCAGTTTCAGACGACAAACATGCCTACATTTTCGATTTGAGAACGCCCAATAGGCCGGTATCGTTGTTCTACAACGAAGTATCTGACGGAATCAACTCTGTAGCCTTCTCCCCCTTCTCCAAGTACTTGTTAGCCGTGGGTAACACTAACTCCAACATTAATGTATTGGACTTGCGAAAGTTTAGTAACAACGTCAAAAGTAAAGACGGCCTACTTCATACCATGATGGGCCATTCAGACTCGATTACTTCGTTGGAATTTTCTCCACACAGGGACGGAATAATAGCGTCTGGAGCCCAGGATCGCCGGTTGATAGTCTGGGACTTATTCAAGATTGGGGAAGAACAGCAACAAGAGGACGCCGAAGATGGATGCCCAGAATTATTTATGATGCATGCTGGACATACTGGTTCAGTGACAGACTTGAGTTGGTGTCCATACAAAGACTGGACCATTGGGTCTGTAGCTGATGACAACATTGTCCATCTTTGGGAAGTGGGCAAGAGTTTGCTTGAAGACGGCGTTGGCGAGATCAAGGAAACTGATCTTGAGTAG
- the AKR3 gene encoding aldose reductase (aldose reductase (PKR3)) translates to MTVELTPNFKTKSGTSITIGAGSGTAWKSVKRSDPDNQVNLDRIVDKLSYSIKKGYNHLDTAEVYTTHPEVGRAIKKSGTPREDLWITTKYNPSSRVAEKKDHSPVELVESALKELNTDYIDLLLIHHPFFKPEQTKYNYDLVSLWQDVIKVKKSGAVRYIGVSNFTVDHLKTIIPVSETEGKEFLPVVNQIEFHPYLQNKEIVQFSQKNGILVEAYGPLTPLFRIVDEKSNKEVADHPLAKLLPQLSEKYGKTQAQILLRYALEKNVLPITTSSKEERIDQALNIYDFDLSKQDVDLIDSEGSKFPYRAFFKTYF, encoded by the coding sequence ATGACAGTAGAATTGACCCCAAACTTCAAGACCAAATCTGGCACTTCCATCACTATCGGAGCTGGCTCTGGTACAGCTTGGAAATCGGTCAAGAGGTCAGACCCCGACAACCAGGTCAATCTCGACAGAATTGTTGACAAGCTCTCCTACTCAATCAAGAAAGGCTATAACCATTTGGATACTGCAGAGGTATATACCACTCATCCTGAAGTCGGAAGAGCCATAAAGAAATCCGGGACACCAAGAGAAGACCTTTGGATCACAACTAAATACAACCCTAGCAGCAGAGTGgctgaaaagaaagacCACTCTCCCGTGGAGTTAGTTGAGTCAGccttgaaggaattgaacaCTGACTACAtcgacttgttgttgattcaCCACCCATTCTTCAAGCCAGAACAAACCAAGTACAATTACGATCTCGTTAGCTTATGGCAAGATGTTATCAAGGTGAAGAAGTCTGGTGCGGTAAGATACATCGGTGTGTCCAACTTCACAGTGGACCATTTGAAGACTATCATACCTGTCAGTGAAACTGAAGGTAAAGAGTTCTTGCCTGTTGTAAACCAGATTGAATTTCATCCCTATCTACAGAATAAGGagattgttcaattctccCAGAAGAATGGGATCTTGGTTGAAGCATATGGACCATTGACTCCGTTGTTCAGAATTGTAGATGAGAAGTCCAACAAAGAAGTAGCCGATCATCCTTTAGCCAAGTTGCTTCCACAGTTGTCTGAGAAATACGGGAAGACTCAGGCCCAAATTTTGTTGAGATACGcattggagaagaatgtCCTTCCCATTACTACTTCATCTAAAGAGGAAAGAATCGACCAAGCCTTGAATATCTACGATTTTGATTTGAGCAAACAAGATGTCGACTTGATTGACTCTGAGGGATCCAAATTCCCATACAGGGCCTTCTTTAAAACCTATTTCTAA
- the AKR5 gene encoding Aldo/keto reductase (Aldo/keto reductase (PKR2)), with product MTKSASKPVELTHNFTTKSGKPITLGTGTGTKWQWLKKGRPEEEQNTLTTELVDSILLALENGYNHIDTAEVYTTHPEVAAAVKKSGIAREDLFITTKYTPGFRTFPAISSGPTEFIDRALKELETDYVDLFLIHSPFFEEKVSRGQTLESAWAEVIDAKKAGKVRHIGVSNFSKEHLERTFKVAGNPDFYPKVNQIEFHPYLQNQSPGIIKFAQENDILIEAYGPLSTLFRIKQNGVDVEDHPLKELIPKLAEKYGKTDAQILLRYTLQKKILPITTSSKLDRIRQSLEVYNFEISDEDVAEIDKTGSSYHFRQFFVEEYDH from the coding sequence atgaCTAAATCCGCCTCCAAGCCTGTTGAGCTCACCCACAACTTCACTACTAAGTCTGGAAAACCTATTACCCTTGGtactggaactggaacTAAATGGCAGTGGCTCAAGAAAGGAAGAcctgaagaagagcagAACACTTTGACTACTGAATTGGTAGATCTGATCTTATTGGCTCTTGAAAATGGGTATAACCACATCGACACTGCCGAGGTCTATACTACCCATCCCGAggttgctgctgctgtcaAGAAATCAGGAATCGCCAGAGAAGACTTGTTCATCACCACCAAGTATACTCCAGGGTTCCGTACATTCCCTGCAATTTCTAGTGGTCCTACTGAGTTCATTGATAGAGcattgaaggaattggaaacgGATTACGTagatttgttcttgattcATTCCCctttttttgaagaaaaggtcTCTAGAGGTCAGACCTTGGAGAGCGCCTGGGCTGAAGTCATTGATGCTAAAAAGGCGGGAAAGGTGAGACATATTGGTGTTTCAAACTTTTCGAAGGAACACTTGGAAAGGACGTTCAAAGTTGCTGGTAACCCTGACTTCTATCCTAAAGTCAACCAGATTGAATTCCATCCATATTTGCAGAACCAATCGCCTGGCATCATCAAGTTTGCTCAGGAGAACGATATCTTGATTGAAGCATATGGACCACTTAGTACATTGTTCAGAATCAAGCAGAATGGTGTAGATGTGGAGGACCATCCTTTGAAGGAGCTCATTCCTAAGTTGGCTGAAAAGTACGGCAAAACCGATGCTCAGATCTTATTGAGGTACACgttgcaaaagaagatcttaCCCATTACCACGTCATCAAAACTCGACAGAATTAGACAATCATTGGAGGTCTACAACTTTGAGATTTCAGACGAAGACGTAGCTGAGATCGACAAGACCGGCTCTAGCTACCATTTCAGACAATTCTTTGTAGAGGAGTATGATCATTAG
- the GDI1 gene encoding Secretory pathway GDP dissociation inhibitor (Regulates vesicle traffic in secretory pathway by regulating dissociation of GDP from Sec4/Ypt/rab family of GTP-binding proteins~go_process regulation of GTPase activity), with product MDENYDVIVLGTGLTECILSGILSVEGKKVLHIDRQDFYGGESASLNLSQLYTKFRPSAQRPELKGRDRDWCVDLIPKFLMANGELTNILVHTDVTRYIDFKQIAGSYVYRNGRIAKVPANEVEALRSNLMGLFEKRRMKRFLEFIQNYDEDTPSTHQGFNLDTNTMNEIYTHFGLENGTKDFIGHAMALWHTDDYLNDVARPTYERIILYVQSVAKHGKSPYLYPLYGLGELPQGFARLSAIYGGTFMLDTPIDEVLYDETDGVKKFAGVVTKEGTAKAPIVIADPTYFPEKVKKTGARVIRAMCILEHPVPNTGDTDSVQIIIPQNQVGRKHDIYIAVVSDVHCVVPKGYYLAIVSTIIETDAPHIELEPAFKLLGPRIDTLMGITEIYEPINDGTADGIYISKSYDSSSHFESTTDDVKDLYFRITGKPLVLKKRSTTEEESQDEATIGGL from the coding sequence ATGGACGAAAACTACGACGTCATCGTGTTGGGCACAGGTTTGACCGAATGTATTCTCTCCGGGATCTTGTCGGTAGAAGGCAAGAAGGTGTTACACATCGACCGCCAGGACTTCTACGGTGGAGAATCGGCAtcgttgaacttgtccCAGTTGTATACCAAGTTTAGACCTTCGGCTCAGAGACCGGAATTGAAGGGCAGAGACCGGGACTGGTGTGTAGACTTGATTCCtaagttcttgatggcCAACGGCGAGTTGACTAACATCTTGGTTCACACGGATGTGACTCGTTATATCGACTTCAAGCAGATTGCTGGCTCGTATGTGTACCGGAATGGCCGGATTGCCAAAGTTCCTGCCAATGAGGTCGAGGCTCTTAGATCTAACTTGATGGGCCtctttgaaaagagaagaatgaagCGTTTCTTGGAATTCATTCAGAATTATGACGAAGACACGCCATCGACCCACCAGGGTTTCAACTTAGATACCAACACCATGAACGAGATTTATACCCATTTCGGACTCGAGAATGGAACCAAGGACTTCATTGGTCATGCCATGGCCCTCTGGCACACGGACGACTACTTGAACGATGTGGCACGTCCAACTTACGAACGTATCATCTTGTACGTTCAATCAGTAGCCAAACACGGTAAGTCCCCTTATCTCTATCCATTGTACGGTTTGGGTGAGTTGCCTCAAGGATTTGCCAGATTATCTGCTATCTATGGAGGAACCTTTATGTTGGATACTCCAATTGACGAAGTGTTGTACGACGAGACTGACGGAGTCAAAAAGTTTGCTGGTGTTGTCACTAAAGAAGGCACAGCAAAGGCTCCTATCGTTATTGCTGATCCTACGTACTTTCCTGAAAAGGTGAAAAAGACTGGTGCCAGAGTCATCAGAGCTATGTGTATTTTGGAGCATCCAGTTCCTAACACAGGTGACACTGACTCAGTCCAGATCATCATTCCACAGAACCAAGTTGGTCGCAAACATGATATCTACATTGCTGTTGTCTCCGATGTCCACTGTGTTGTACCAAAGGGCTATTACTTGGCTATTGTTTCGACTATTATCGAGACAGACGCTCCTCACATTGAGTTGGAACCAGCTTTCAAATTATTGGGTCCTAGAATCGATACCTTGATGGGCATCACCGAGATCTACGAGCCCATCAACGACGGCACCGCTGACGGAATCTACATCTCCAAAAGCTACGACTCATCCTCACACTTTGAGTCAACCACGGACGACGTCAAGGACTTGTACTTCCGTATCACTGGCAAGCCcttggtgttgaagaagagatcgactactgaagaagaactgcAGGACGAGGCTACCATCGGAGGTCTTTAG
- a CDS encoding X-Pro dipeptidase (go_function metalloexopeptidase activity; peptidase activity~go_process proteolysis and peptidolysis), which translates to MSGPPSLVGKKYPAKQHARTVYSHLVHKNEVSAKGSAFFVSGEDLELYLYCDQTKPVRQNRYFFYLTGCDIPGSHVLYNTVKDHLTLYLPDIDYEDVMWSGLPLSLEAAAEKFDADEIKYASALHADLEEFHNDKVTIFTTDINKFNTKYEGFLQPGNKDFFYALDESRLIKDWYEIELMKHAAKITDNCHFAVMSATPIETNETHIHAEFLYHALRQGSKYQSYDPICCAGETCSTLHWVKNDEEITPDKKSVLIDAGAEWSCYASDVTRCFPINGDWTKEHLEIYNAVLKMQSVTKEMIKPGASWDVLHLTAHRIMIEEFLKLGIFKKEYTVDELFESKVSARFFPHGLGHLLGMDTHDVGGYPNYSDPDPLLQYLRLRRDLQAGMVLTDEPGIYFSPFLLEDTLKDPTKVKYINKDVLDKYWYIGGVRIEDDILVTEDGYENFTGITSDPEEISKIVRAGLAKGKEGFHNVV; encoded by the coding sequence ATGTCCGGTCCTCCTTCTTTAGTCGGAAAGAAATACCCAGCCAAACAGCATGCCCGCACGGTCTACTCCCACTTGGTTCACAAGAACGAAGTTTCCGCCAAAGGCAGTGCTTTCTTCGTTTCCGGAGAAGACTTGGAATTGTACCTCTACTGCGACCAGACCAAGCCGGTCAGACAAAATCGGTACTTCTTTTACTTGACTGGATGTGACATTCCAGGATCTCACGTGTTGTATAACACTGTCAAGGATCACTTGACCCTCTACTTGCCCGACATAGATTACGAAGATGTCATGTGGCTGGGGCTCCCTTTGTCGCTTGAAGCTGCAGCCGAAAAGTTTGATGCAGACGAAATCAAATATGCATCGGCGTTGCATGctgatttggaagaattccaCAACGACAAGGTGACAATTTTCACCACGgacatcaacaagttcaacacaAAGTATGAGGGCTTTTTGCAGCCCGGAAACAAGGATTTCTTCTATGCTTTGGACGAATCACGTTTGATCAAGGATTGGTACGAAATCGAATTGATGAAGCACGCAGCCAAGATCACCGACAACTGCCATTTCGCCGTGATGTCTGCTACTCCTATTGAAACCAACGAAACCCACATCCATGCTGAGTTCTTGTATCATGCATTGAGACAAGGTTCAAAGTACCAGAGTTATGATCCTATTTGCTGCGCTGGCGAAACTTGTTCGACTTTGCACTGGGTCAAGaacgatgaagaaatcacTCCAGACAAAAAGTCGGTATTAATAGATGCCGGCGCCGAATGGAGCTGTTATGCCTCGGATGTCACCAGATGTTTCCCCATTAATGGTGATTGGACCAAAGAGCATCTTGAGATCTACAACGCTGTATTGAAGATGCAATCGGTGACCAAGGAAATGATCAAACCTGGAGCCAGCTGGGATGTACTCCACTTAACAGCCCACAGAATTATGATTGaagagttcttgaagttgggaattttcaaaaaggAGTATACCGTAGATGAACTCTTTGAGTCTAAAGTCAGCGCCCGTTTCTTTCCACACGGATTGGGCCATTTACTTGGAATGGATACTCACGACGTAGGAGGATACCCCAATTACTCCGACCCAGATCCCTTGTTGCAGTATTTGAGATTGAGAAGAGATTTGCAGGCCGGTATGGTGTTGACCGACGAGCCAGGAATTTACTTCTCGCCtttcttgttggaagacACCTTGAAGGACCCAACCAAGGTCAAGTACATCAATAAAGATGTCTTGGACAAGTACTGGTACATTGGAGGTgttagaattgaagatgatatCTTGGTCACCGAAGATGGATATGAAAACTTCACTGGCATTACCTCTGATCCAGAGGAAATCTCAAAGATTGTAAGGGCTGGGCTTGCTAAGGGCAAGGAAGGCTTCCACAATGTTGTATAG